Genomic DNA from Alkalihalobacterium alkalinitrilicum:
ATGATCATGACCCCAACTGGCCGCTTCACCGATTCTTTAATTAATTTCATACAGGACCTCCGTTATTTCGTGTTATGCCTCGGCTTGTTCATCTTCGGATACTTCATTTATTTCGTTTTCATTTTCTGCATCGGTTTCTTCGTCTTTTTCTGGCTCATTGCTGTCATCCTCTTCGACTAATTCTTCTATTTGAGATCCAAAATTCTGTCCAATGTCGTTTCGAATATTAATCAAGGCTCCATGATATAGTTGATGCACTCCTCTTACAACTACATATTCACCTTCTTCCAAACCGTCCTCAGCAGCAAACCATTCGGAAGTTTCGCTACCAATTGTAATCAGACGTTTTTCAACACGTTCTCCATCAGAAGTAACGTATACAAATCGTTCATCATTTTCATGACTAACTGCATTAACAGGTACTAAAATTTGCTCATTAGAAATAGAAGGCTGAATGATTACTTCTGCTAACATACCCATTCTTAAATGGTCATCAGGATTTGTTAACGTAATTTCTACTGGATAAGCACGAGATTGTTCAGCTGGTAGAATACTAATGTGCTTAATGTGTCCTTCGTACGTTTGATTAAATGATCGAATATGAACGTCAACCGTTTCACCAACTTGGATGTTAGGCAGGACGGTTTCATTGACAGTAATCTGGACAATTGGTTCATCCATTTGTACAAGCTGTAATAGTGGTGCTTGAGGAGATACCATTTCTCCTACTGCTACATTAAAATTACTAATTTGACCAGCCATTGGTGCTCGTACTACCGCATGCGTTTTTTGCTGCTCGGCCATTTCCACGCCAACTTTTGCTTGTTTGACTGAAGCTTCAGCAGCTGCAATTTGATCGGTTCCTTTAGCTTGTTGCAAAGCCATCTCAGCTTGTTTAACAGCTGTTTCAGCTTGTTTTTTATCGTTTTCTGTCGGCATATTGCTTCCTAGTAAACTTTGAAATACGCCTTGAAGTTCCTCAGGTACATCATCAAGTGGTATAGCTTGAGAATTGTCTGCATCCGCTATCATCTTATAAATATCTTTTGCTTGTTGTAACTGTAATTCAGCTTGCTTAATACTTTGCTCTCTCATTGATTTTGCACTTTTTAAATTGGCTTGGGCTGCTTCTAACCCAGCTCGCGCTTGAGAGATATTCAATTCAACATCTGTTGCATCTAACTCAATTAAAATATCATTTCGTTTAACTGTATCACCGTTTTGGACATGAACAGCTTTCACCTCACCAGTTAACATCGGGAGTACAGGCACAACTTTCCCTGCCATAATGTTTCCAGATAGTTTCAACTCATTGGTAAGCTCTCCTTTTTCTATCTCAGCGATTTCAACAGGGTGAACAGGTTCCAGGATTTCCTCTTCGGCCGTACCCCCAGTATCAGTACTACACCCAGCTAAAACTACAACAAAAAAAATAAAAAACAGGCTTAATATCCTAAAATTCTTCCTTCTAATCATGTAATTGACCTCCATCTATCCTTCAATTAAATTTTACACTGATTAACGTGTGTTATTTTACCACGATAAAATGAACTGAATATGAACTAAATGTCATTTTTCAAGACAAAAATAAAACGATAAAAACTATATCTATACGTATAGACCGAGCACAAGTTTCACTTGCAATATATTTCGATATTCGAAACTCTTTAAAAGTTATTGGTCTTTTCATCATTCGAGATTCGTAACATATGATTAATATAGATACCATTCGATTGTTACTGTTCTTGATCTTATCTGTAATATACGACTCGAACCTCGGAAAAGGCTTTGCATCCACTTAAATTTTGAATAAGCTTGTCGCTTTAAATTATTCTCCAAGTGTGATAAGGTCGATTGTAATATATTAAATGCTACCGTTTTATATCAGATGTTAATGTTTATTTGCCGAGTATTTTATAAACAAAAACGTCAACTCGACTCTATACTTTGATTTAGGGACAAAAAGAATAGATAGAAAGATGTTGAATGAATATGAGAAAAAAGCATGTAAATGAAATATTTTTATTAAGAAGTATCGCGTGTTTAAGTATCGTCTTGTTACATTCGATTACATGGGGAACAGAGCATATACGACATCTGTCTAAGTTGCCTGATGGGTTGCTCATTGTGTTAGATTCGCTCAATGTATGGTTATATTACGGAACACCTGCGTTTATATTTATTACTGCATTTATTTTAGGGTATAGTTATAAAGGAAGAGAAATTCAAATAAAACCCTTTTTTTTGAAACGTATCCAATTTATACTCATACCTTATTTATGCATGGCTGTTCTTTATGCATTACCTTATGTACTCATTTCGTTTGAACAGTTTTTAATTAAAGTGTTCTTAAACTCTATCATCGGTGATTTCCATGCATACTTTGTACTCATTATTTTTCAATTTTATGTATTCTTTGTTTTATTTAAAAAATGGTTTGATAAACACTCCCCAACATTTGTCATCTTTGGATCGTTATTGATAAATATTATCTATTTATCTATATTTAATTTTACTAGTCCACCCAATATTTGGTTCAGTGAATATATTTGGGAACGCTATTATTGGATTCCGTTTCCTGGTTGGATTTTTTATTTCGCCGTCGCCTACTATTTTGGAAGTCATTATGAAACACTTTCTCGTTCGCTTAGAAGATATAAATTTGGAATACTAGTTTCTTCTATTATAACTAGTAGTCTATTGCTTTATTTATATCATAGTGGCTTACTCACGATTCATAGTTCAAAACGGGTCGATATTTTATTCCATACCCTAACTATTGTTTTACTCATTTTCTATTTCGCAACGAAATTGAAGTCGATCCCAATTGCCTTTATGATGATAAGTAAATACTCGTATGGGATTTATTTATTGCATACATTTTATATGGCTATACTCATCCTATTTTTAACTCTAATTTCAATTAATTTCGGAGTCTTAACGATATTTATCTTATTTTTGGGCAGTATCTTCGCGTCCATCTCTACCATTTACTTTTTTAACTTATTTTCCTTTGGGAAATATATTGTAGGCAAAGTAGATATAAACAGGGATCCGATATTCCAGCCAAATTCAAACGCAACTGTCCAATCTCATCAAAACGTGCCAATTCGGGAAAAATAATGTAGAAAACAGATAACCCGTTTGTATTAAAAATACATACGGGTTAAAAGCTTATTTATTAAGGATGAATTTTTCATGTTTCGAAAAAAGAAATGGTCAATTATTATCTGTTCTGGCATTTTCTTTGTCTTTTTATACTCACTTACTGGATCAAAAAATACATCTCTAACCATTCCAAAATCATCTACATGGGAACAATATGAAACACCAGAAGAAGCAGGTTGGTCATCCATACGCCTAAATGACGCTAAAAAATATTACGACTCCTTAGGTTCTACAGCCGCTATGGTTATTTATAACGGAAAAGTCCTAATTTCTTGGGGAGACATTACTAAAAAAAGTAATGTCCATTCGGTAAGAAAAAGCTTTTTAAGCGCACTCTATGGTATTCATATAGAACAAGGAAACATTGATATAAACAAAACCTTAAAAGAATTAGAGATTATGGATAATGTTCTTCTCACTGAGCAGGAATTAGAAGCCGAGATTTCAGACTTATTAACTTCACGTTCAGGGGTCTTTCTAACCGCAGGAGAAGAATCGCTCTGGATGAGGTTAACACGACCTGATCGAGGATTATATTTACCAGGAACCCATTTTTATTATAATAACTGGGATTTTAATGTTTTAGGGACCATTTTTCGAGACAAAACCGACTCAGATCTATTTACGGAGTTCAAAGAGCGAATTGCCATTCCTATTGGAATGGAGGATTATACGATGGAAGATACCTTTTATAAATTAGAAGTGAACAGGTCCATTCATCCTTCCTATTTATTTCGTATGTCGGCAAGGGACATGGCAAGATTTGGCCAACTATATCTTCAAAAAGGGAAATGGGAAGGTCAACAAATTATACCTGAAGCATGGATTGAGAAAAGTACATCTGTCCAAACACCTGTATTACAATCCGATGAATATGGGTACGGCTATATGTGGTGGGTCGCCGATTCTGGAAAATTCGGTGAACTAGGTCTCTATTCCGCGATCGGACGATACGGTCAATCGATCGATATCGTTCCTGAAAAAAACCTTGTTTTTGTTCATCGCGTAGATTCCGACATTTTTTGGAATCGGTCATTAAAAAGGGTAAGTGATCGCAAAAGGTTACGATTATTAGAAATGATCTTAGAGGCACACATTTCCGAAACAGAAGCTTGAAGAACTAGTAAGACATCTCTTTAACAAAAAATTTAAATGTAAAAAGGGACAACCGTTGCGGGGTCCCTTCTTAAATGTCCGTAACAAACGCATCATTTTAGACTATAAAAAATTAAGAAACTGAATACTTCTTTTTCAACACATGTTTTAAGATTTTTCCTGATGGATTTTTAGGTAATTCATCTAAAAATTTAACAAACCTAGGTTTTTTATAGCTTGCTAAGTAATTTGTACAAAAGTTTATAACTTCCGTTTCTGTCATTCGACATTCTGGTTTTAATACAATCAAAGCCATGACAGCTTCTCCCCATTTTTCATCAGGAACCCCAATAACAGTAGCTTCTGATATATTTTTATTTTGGTAGAGGATCGTTTCAATTTCTTTCGGATAGATATTTTCTCCACCGCTAATAATCATGTCCTTCTTACGGTCAATTATATATAAAAAGCCGTCTTCATCAAATCGCCCTAGATCTCCTGTTTTTAACCATCTTCCTACAAAGGTTTCTTCTGTTGCTTTCGGGTTATTCCAATACCCCTTCATTACTGTTGGACCCGCCT
This window encodes:
- a CDS encoding efflux RND transporter periplasmic adaptor subunit yields the protein MIRRKNFRILSLFFIFFVVVLAGCSTDTGGTAEEEILEPVHPVEIAEIEKGELTNELKLSGNIMAGKVVPVLPMLTGEVKAVHVQNGDTVKRNDILIELDATDVELNISQARAGLEAAQANLKSAKSMREQSIKQAELQLQQAKDIYKMIADADNSQAIPLDDVPEELQGVFQSLLGSNMPTENDKKQAETAVKQAEMALQQAKGTDQIAAAEASVKQAKVGVEMAEQQKTHAVVRAPMAGQISNFNVAVGEMVSPQAPLLQLVQMDEPIVQITVNETVLPNIQVGETVDVHIRSFNQTYEGHIKHISILPAEQSRAYPVEITLTNPDDHLRMGMLAEVIIQPSISNEQILVPVNAVSHENDERFVYVTSDGERVEKRLITIGSETSEWFAAEDGLEEGEYVVVRGVHQLYHGALINIRNDIGQNFGSQIEELVEEDDSNEPEKDEETDAENENEINEVSEDEQAEA
- a CDS encoding acyltransferase family protein, translating into MRKKHVNEIFLLRSIACLSIVLLHSITWGTEHIRHLSKLPDGLLIVLDSLNVWLYYGTPAFIFITAFILGYSYKGREIQIKPFFLKRIQFILIPYLCMAVLYALPYVLISFEQFLIKVFLNSIIGDFHAYFVLIIFQFYVFFVLFKKWFDKHSPTFVIFGSLLINIIYLSIFNFTSPPNIWFSEYIWERYYWIPFPGWIFYFAVAYYFGSHYETLSRSLRRYKFGILVSSIITSSLLLYLYHSGLLTIHSSKRVDILFHTLTIVLLIFYFATKLKSIPIAFMMISKYSYGIYLLHTFYMAILILFLTLISINFGVLTIFILFLGSIFASISTIYFFNLFSFGKYIVGKVDINRDPIFQPNSNATVQSHQNVPIREK
- a CDS encoding serine hydrolase domain-containing protein; amino-acid sequence: MFRKKKWSIIICSGIFFVFLYSLTGSKNTSLTIPKSSTWEQYETPEEAGWSSIRLNDAKKYYDSLGSTAAMVIYNGKVLISWGDITKKSNVHSVRKSFLSALYGIHIEQGNIDINKTLKELEIMDNVLLTEQELEAEISDLLTSRSGVFLTAGEESLWMRLTRPDRGLYLPGTHFYYNNWDFNVLGTIFRDKTDSDLFTEFKERIAIPIGMEDYTMEDTFYKLEVNRSIHPSYLFRMSARDMARFGQLYLQKGKWEGQQIIPEAWIEKSTSVQTPVLQSDEYGYGYMWWVADSGKFGELGLYSAIGRYGQSIDIVPEKNLVFVHRVDSDIFWNRSLKRVSDRKRLRLLEMILEAHISETEA